One Streptomyces sp. NBC_00554 DNA segment encodes these proteins:
- a CDS encoding phosphatase — MPIPGIPSRQELVDHLVRTRIAGDVATPRENNLSHYRKLANGERNWWLGLELGDRWSDEQDVLAVMAERCGVNDDPEYRYGQDTIDPELTVDALDRAAARLRKAADGTQSVLFATGHPGGLLDVHRATAGALRAAGCEIIVIPDGLQTDEGYVMQFADVAVLEHGATLWHTHSGEPMRAILTGLEREGRPLPDLVFADHGWAGFAGQQGIDSMGYADCNDPALFLAESEGTLQVAIPLDDHVTSPRFYDPMTAYLLDAAGLL, encoded by the coding sequence ATGCCGATACCCGGGATCCCCAGCCGCCAAGAGCTCGTCGACCACCTCGTCAGGACGCGTATCGCGGGCGACGTAGCCACTCCCCGCGAGAACAACCTCTCTCACTACCGCAAGCTGGCGAACGGCGAGCGCAACTGGTGGCTCGGACTCGAGCTCGGTGACCGCTGGAGCGACGAGCAGGACGTGCTCGCGGTGATGGCTGAGCGCTGCGGTGTGAACGACGACCCCGAGTACCGGTACGGGCAGGACACCATCGACCCGGAGCTGACGGTCGACGCCCTGGACCGGGCGGCGGCACGGCTGCGCAAGGCGGCCGACGGCACCCAGAGCGTGCTTTTCGCGACCGGCCACCCGGGCGGCCTGCTCGACGTGCACCGCGCGACCGCCGGGGCCCTGCGCGCGGCCGGCTGCGAGATCATCGTCATCCCGGACGGGCTGCAGACCGACGAGGGATACGTCATGCAGTTCGCGGACGTCGCGGTCCTCGAACACGGCGCCACCCTCTGGCACACCCATTCGGGCGAGCCTATGCGGGCGATCCTCACCGGCCTGGAGCGGGAGGGCCGCCCGCTGCCCGACCTGGTCTTCGCCGACCACGGCTGGGCCGGCTTCGCGGGCCAGCAGGGCATCGACTCCATGGGCTACGCCGACTGCAACGACCCCGCCCTGTTCCTCGCCGAGTCCGAGGGCACCCTCCAGGTCGCGATCCCGCTGGACGACCACGTCACCAGCCCGCGGTTCTACGACCCGATGACGGCGTACCTCCTGGACGCGGCGGGCCTGCTCTGA
- a CDS encoding PucR family transcriptional regulator, producing MPDASALPASPTSPVPPTPPVPLSALLAREDLGLHQIAGPSDPDTVIHWAHTSEMADPYPYLLGGELLLTAGVHIPEAAGSGTYFDDYVSRIVAAGGTALGFGLAPVHDTVPRALVAACDTYGLPLLEVPPRTTFSGVARAVWQLMAQARHTELRRVTEAQQSLAAAAARPDPVPAVLRQLARRVGGWAVLYGPEGAELARAGRVAGETAVQALAELARVVRPGGTQSGPSPASATDTVGGTHLAAYALGAGQGFVLGVGAPRREPGDHTIASVAAVLLSLLTGEHQSGSGAARSAALVRLLLGASPEAVAPLLGGGERWIVVHARPAGDGPAPDAVAASALGAALGSALVDTGRDVVRVLVPGDREPAPQAGWTCGVSAPVGPHEWVAADAQAARALARARATRTALVRHGERPALADLVPASDAEAHARALLAPIAANPALTETLRTWLSLHGSWDRTAVALSVHRNTVRQRIARCSALLGADLDDPDVRMELWFALRDG from the coding sequence ATGCCGGACGCATCCGCCCTGCCTGCCTCACCCACCTCGCCCGTCCCGCCGACTCCGCCCGTACCGCTCTCCGCGCTCCTTGCCCGCGAGGATCTCGGCCTGCATCAGATCGCCGGCCCCTCCGACCCGGACACGGTGATCCACTGGGCGCACACCTCGGAGATGGCGGACCCGTACCCCTACTTGCTGGGCGGCGAACTGCTCCTCACCGCCGGCGTCCACATCCCGGAGGCGGCAGGCTCGGGCACCTACTTCGACGACTACGTCTCCCGAATCGTCGCCGCAGGCGGCACAGCCCTCGGCTTCGGCCTGGCCCCGGTCCACGACACGGTCCCGCGCGCCCTGGTCGCCGCCTGCGACACATACGGCCTCCCCCTCCTGGAGGTCCCACCCCGCACCACCTTCTCGGGAGTGGCCCGAGCCGTCTGGCAACTCATGGCCCAGGCCCGCCACACGGAGCTGCGGCGGGTCACGGAGGCCCAGCAGAGCCTCGCGGCGGCTGCTGCCCGCCCGGATCCGGTACCCGCGGTGCTGCGGCAGCTCGCGCGGCGGGTGGGGGGCTGGGCTGTGCTGTACGGGCCGGAGGGGGCGGAGCTTGCGCGGGCGGGGAGGGTGGCGGGGGAAACCGCCGTGCAGGCCCTCGCCGAGTTGGCCCGGGTCGTGCGGCCCGGGGGGACCCAGAGTGGCCCCTCGCCCGCCTCCGCCACCGACACCGTGGGTGGCACGCATCTCGCCGCCTACGCCCTGGGGGCCGGACAGGGTTTCGTGCTCGGGGTCGGGGCGCCGCGGCGTGAGCCCGGGGATCACACCATCGCGTCTGTGGCGGCCGTGCTGCTCTCCCTTCTCACCGGGGAGCACCAGAGCGGCAGTGGGGCGGCGCGGTCGGCGGCGCTCGTGCGGTTGTTGCTGGGGGCCTCGCCGGAGGCGGTCGCGCCGTTGCTGGGCGGCGGGGAGCGGTGGATCGTCGTGCACGCGCGGCCCGCCGGGGACGGCCCCGCGCCGGACGCCGTCGCCGCCTCCGCGCTGGGTGCGGCGCTGGGCTCCGCGCTGGTCGACACGGGCCGCGACGTCGTACGCGTCCTCGTGCCCGGCGACCGTGAGCCCGCCCCGCAGGCGGGCTGGACCTGCGGGGTCAGCGCGCCCGTCGGCCCGCACGAGTGGGTGGCGGCCGACGCACAGGCCGCCCGTGCCCTGGCCCGCGCCCGTGCCACCCGTACGGCGCTGGTCCGCCACGGGGAGCGTCCCGCGCTCGCCGATCTCGTGCCCGCGTCGGACGCCGAGGCCCACGCGCGCGCCCTGCTCGCCCCGATCGCCGCGAATCCCGCGCTCACCGAGACCTTGCGCACCTGGCTCTCCCTGCACGGGAGTTGGGACCGTACGGCGGTGGCGCTGTCCGTCCACCGCAACACGGTGCGCCAACGCATCGCGCGGTGCTCGGCGTTGCTGGGGGCGGACCTCGATGATCCGGATGTGCGGATGGAGTTGTGGTTCGCGTTGCGGGACGGGTGA
- a CDS encoding sodium:solute symporter, whose product MAVDYTVIVVYLAGMLAMGWWGMRRAKSKSEFLVAGRRLGPAMYSGTMAAIVLGGASTIGGVGLGYQYGLSGAWMVFAIGLGLLALSIFFSARIARLKVYTVSEMLDLRYGGRAGVISGVVMWAYTLMLAVTSTIAYATIFDVLFDMNRTLAIVLGGSIVVAYSTLGGMWSITLTDMVQFVVKTIGVLLLLLPIAVVKAGGFSEMKAKLPTEYFDPLGIGGETIFTYVLIYTFGMLIGQDIWQRVFTARSDTTAKWGGTVAGTYCLVYAVAGAVIGTAAKVMYPTLPSADTAFATIVKDELPVGVRGLVLAAALAAVMSTSSGALIACATVANNDIWSRLRGATADKDSEERDEVRDNRVFILVMGIAVICTAIALNNVVEALTVAYNLLVGGLLVPILGGLLWKRGTAQGALASVVVGGVAVIGLMATYGILANEPVYYGLLSSLAVYVIVSLATPATDAAVLVAWRERLAGRVAEPLSEPVPAHQ is encoded by the coding sequence ATGGCCGTCGACTACACAGTGATCGTCGTCTATCTGGCCGGCATGCTGGCCATGGGCTGGTGGGGCATGCGCCGTGCCAAGTCGAAGAGCGAGTTCCTCGTCGCGGGGCGGCGTCTCGGCCCCGCCATGTACTCGGGGACCATGGCCGCGATCGTGCTCGGCGGCGCGTCCACCATCGGCGGGGTCGGCCTCGGCTACCAGTACGGGCTCTCCGGGGCCTGGATGGTCTTCGCCATCGGCCTCGGACTCCTCGCGCTGTCGATCTTCTTCTCCGCGCGCATCGCCCGCCTGAAGGTCTACACCGTCTCCGAGATGCTCGACCTCCGCTACGGCGGCCGCGCGGGGGTCATCTCCGGTGTCGTCATGTGGGCGTACACCCTCATGCTCGCGGTCACCTCGACCATCGCGTACGCCACGATCTTCGACGTCCTCTTCGACATGAACCGGACGCTCGCGATCGTCCTCGGCGGCTCGATCGTCGTGGCGTACTCGACGCTCGGCGGCATGTGGTCGATCACGCTCACCGACATGGTGCAGTTCGTCGTCAAGACCATCGGTGTGCTGCTCCTGCTCCTGCCCATCGCGGTCGTCAAGGCCGGCGGGTTCAGCGAGATGAAGGCGAAGCTGCCGACCGAGTACTTCGACCCGCTGGGCATCGGCGGCGAGACGATCTTCACGTACGTGCTCATCTACACCTTCGGCATGCTGATCGGGCAGGACATCTGGCAGCGCGTGTTCACCGCGCGCAGCGACACCACGGCGAAGTGGGGCGGCACGGTCGCCGGTACGTACTGCCTGGTGTACGCCGTCGCGGGCGCCGTCATCGGTACCGCGGCCAAGGTCATGTACCCGACGCTGCCCAGCGCCGACACCGCCTTCGCGACCATCGTGAAGGACGAACTCCCGGTCGGGGTGAGGGGCTTGGTGCTCGCCGCCGCCCTCGCCGCCGTGATGTCGACCTCCTCCGGCGCGCTCATAGCCTGCGCCACCGTCGCCAACAACGACATCTGGTCGCGGCTGCGGGGAGCCACCGCGGACAAGGACAGCGAGGAGCGCGACGAGGTCAGGGACAACCGCGTCTTCATCCTGGTCATGGGCATCGCGGTGATCTGTACGGCGATCGCGCTCAACAACGTCGTCGAGGCGCTGACCGTCGCGTACAACCTGCTCGTCGGCGGGCTCCTTGTCCCGATCCTCGGCGGGCTGCTGTGGAAGCGCGGCACCGCGCAGGGCGCACTCGCCTCCGTCGTGGTCGGCGGCGTCGCGGTCATCGGCCTGATGGCGACGTACGGCATCCTCGCGAACGAGCCCGTGTACTACGGGCTGCTCTCCTCGCTGGCCGTCTATGTGATCGTCTCGCTGGCCACGCCCGCGACCGACGCCGCCGTACTGGTCGCCTGGCGCGAGCGCCTCGCGGGCCGGGTCGCCGAACCCTTGTCCGAACCAGTCCCGGCTCACCAGTAG